A region of the Myxococcus stipitatus DSM 14675 genome:
GCCGCACCTCGTCGATGGTCTTCTTCAGGAAGCGGGCGCCCTTGACGAGCATGGGCGCGCTGAACAGCTCGAACTCGCGCTTGCTGACCGGCTGCGGCTCCAGCCGCGAGCGCAGGTGGTTGAGCAGCTTGTTGCCCGTCTCGCGGTTGCGGTAGTAGCGCCGCCGGTACAGGCCGACGAGCTCCACGGAGCGGCTGGCGTAGAACGGATTCACGTCGCCGGAGGCGAGCTGGTAGACGCGCCGCTCCTCCACCTGCATGGCGTGCGCGGTGATGCCGATGGTCGCGCCCGCCACCTGGTCCACCGGGATGATGTCCAGGATGGTGTTCTCACCCGCGGGGATGCCACCGGGGCCCTTGATGCCGGCGAAGGCCAGCGGGGCGGACGTGGTGAAGCCCTCGTTCCATCCCGGGAACGGATAGTGCTTCGAGCTCTCCACGATGGAGGGCCGGACGATGGAGTAGCGAAGCCCCGGCGTGGCCGCCATGACCTGCTCACCCAGGGACTTGGTGTACGTGTACGTGTTGGGCCAGCCCCAGTGCGCCGCGCGCTCCATGCCCGCGCGCACCAGCTCACCGCTCAGCCACAGCTTGCGCTCGCGGCCCACCGCCAGCCGCAGCGTCTTCTCGTCGTTGACGTCGCGGCCTTCCTCGGCCAGCCGGTCCAGCGCCTTCTTGCGGAAGGTGGACGTCAGCGCCCGGTCATCGGCCTGCTCGCGCAGCCGCGCGACGATGCGCTCGGCGTCCTTCAGCTCCTGCTCCAGGCTGAAGTCGCGCCCGTCCAGCTGGTCCTTCTTGGGGAAGTAGCCGCGGACCTCCTCGTCCTCGAACACGAGCCCGCTGCGGTTGCCCGCCACGAAGGACGTGGACATGTGGATGAGGGGCACGCCCCAGCGCAGCGCCAGCTCCACCGCGTACTTCACGCCGTGGGTGTTGACGTTGAGCCCCACCTCCAGCGACGGGTTGAAGGACACCAGGCCCGCGCAGTTGATGAAGGCGTGGACCTGGCCGGTGAGCTCCGCCACCCGCGACTCTTCCAGACCCACCCACGGGTCCGTGATGTCGCCGTCCAGCACCTCGCACTTGGAGCGCAGGAACTCCAGCGCGCCGTCCTCGCCGTAGGCGTCGCGCAGCGGCTGGAAGGGCTCGCTGGTGGCCACCTTGTCGAAGAAGCGCCGCTCGGCGGAGGCCGCGCTGCCCTTGCGGACGAGCACGTACACGCGCTCCAGCTCCTGCCCATACCGGTGCAGCAGCATGGACAGCGTCACCTTGCCCACGAAGCCCGTGGCGCCGGCGAACAACACGCGCTTGCCAGAGAAGACCTGGGAGACGTTCAGCTCGGGGGGCAGTGACATGTCCGTCCTCACTTCACATCCACCATCACCGTGGGGGCCACGCGCAGCAGGCTGATGGTGGCGGAGCGGCCCATGAAGCCGCGCGCCTCCTCGATGGCCTCGGTGAGCGTGTCGGTGCGGTCCCAGCCCATCAGCGCCGGGACGTGGTTGTTCTCCGCGCCCGCGACAATGACCTTGCCCACGTGCTGGCGGCCATTCTCGCCCCAGTACCACATGTAGAACGGGTGCACGCCGTGGTAGGCGTTGTTCTTGCGGTACAGGTGCACGTAGCTGGGGTTCTCCGCGAACTCCTTCTCGTACTTGTGCTCCAGCTTCATGGAGTCCCGCGTCTCCGGCAGCAGCCGGTGGAAGAACTCGATGTAGCTGGGGTGGTGCTCCGGGTCGAACTCGTCGTAGGCCGGGTGCAGCAGGATGAGCACGCCGCCCTTCTTCACCAGCGGCACGCCGCGGTTGAGGTTGAAGAAGTAGCCCAGCCCCATCACCTGCACGAGCAGCGGGTTGAGGATGGAGTTGACGCTGTACGGCGAGATGAACGGGATGGGGAAGATGACGATGTCGCTCTGCCCCTCCACCGGCACCACGTACTGCTTCCAGCTGGTCTCCAACGTCTTGGCGTGCGTGGGCTCGGTGGCGCCGGCATACACGCCCGTGACGTCGTACGGCGCGGGGATGGCGTTGAGCACCTTGCGCGCCGCCGCGCGAGGCAGCTTGGACAGCGTGTAGCGCATGGCCTGGAACTTCAGCCGGTCCGCCTCGGTGTAGTCCTCTTCCTTCTTGGCGAGGAAGTCCGTGGGCGCGCTGAACATGCGGTTGTTCAGCGTGGTCTCGATGTGGAAGACCTTCAGGTGCTTGTCGATGTTGCGGCCAATGCGCTCGTTGCTGCGATAGAGCGCGCTGGACTTCGGCTCCATGTAGCTTTCCGACTCGCGGATGGTCTTCGGATTGTGGTGGTGCCGCAGCGACTTGTAGTTGGAGACGCCGGTGCCCATGGACTTGTGCCCGCCGTTCATGGGCACGAAGTTCACGTTCACGTAGACGATGAGGTCGCTCTCCGCGACGCGGCGGTTGACGGAGACCTCCTCGCCGTGCCCGGTGCGCTCCAGGGCGACGATGCCGTCCGGGTCCTCCGCGTCGTGGTTGTAGTAGCGGTCCGGATAGTAGGCGTCGTAGATCTTCTGGCCCACCATCCGCTTCATCTCGCCCTCGGTCATGCGGCGGTGAAGCGCGTTGGCGATGACCAGGTGCACGTCATCCACGCCGCTGTCGGCGGCCAGCTCCAGCACCACCTCCAGGATGGACTGACGCACGTCGGGCGTCACCATGGGGGGCAGGGGCACGCTGATGTCGTCGATGACACACGTCAGGCGCATGCCCGGCTTGAGCAGGGCGTGCAGCGGGTCCATGCCCTCCGGGTGGTTGATGGCCCAGCGGATGGCGGCCTTGACGTTGGGGACGCCGGCCATGGGGGGCCGGGGGAAGATGACCCGGGTGCCCACGGGCAGATCTTCCTGGAGGAAGCCCTCACCGTAGAAGAGGGCGCGCGGGGGGCTGCCCTTCTCGGTGATGACGACCTGGCTTTCCTCGTCGTACAGCTTCTGGAGCGTCTTGAACGGGCGCATGGGCGGAAGGGGGCCTTACTTGAGGTCGAGGATGGGCCAGTTGTAGGCGCGCGCGATGGAGCGCAGCCGCAGGTCCGGGTTCACCGCGGTGGGACGACCCACCACCGCGAGCATGGCGTAGTCAGAGGCGCTGTCGGAGTAGCCGTGGCACTTGTCCAGCGTCAGGCCCTCCTTGGTGCAGTAGGCGCGGATGGCGTTGGCCTTGTTGGCGCCCTCGATGATGGGCGGAATGACCTTGCCGGTGGCCTTGCCGCCCACGAACTGCATCTTGTTGGCGATCATGTCGTCGGCGCCCAGGTGCCGGGCGAGCGGACGCATGGTGAAGTCCAGCGCGCCGGTGACGAGCACGACCTTGCACCCGCTGCGGCGCGCCTGGTCGATGAGGTCCTGGGACTGGGCGAAGAGCGCGGGCTTGAGCACGTCCTCGAACATGTCCTCGGCGATGGTGATGAGCCGGTCCTCACTCAACCCCGCGTAGTAGCGGTAGAAGAACTCGTTGAACGTCTTGCGGTCCAACGTGTCCATGGCTCCGAAGAGCGGGATGCTCAGGGCGGTGCTCAGCGTCCGCCCCGCCATGCCCAACACGGAGCCCCGGTTCATCGCGTAGTACGCGTAGACGTGGACGACGTTCGTCTTCACGAGCGTCCCGTCGACATCGAAAAATGCGGCTTTCGAGGGCATGTGGCAGCGGGCTTCCTGACACTCCAAGGGGGGTGAGGTCAACGAACGACGCTAGGACGGGGGAGGACTCCCTCCTACCCCTGCTAGCATGGCTAGAGCCAGCCGTGTTCGACGTACCAGAGGGCGCTGCGGCGGATGGAGTCCTCCAGGTCCCTTCGAGGGCGGAACCCGAGGAGGCGCTCGGCCTTCGCGCCGGAGCAGGTCCAGGCGGGCGCGAGCAGCTGCCGCGCCAGCTTCCGGTTCAAGGGCAGCTTGCGGCCGGACACGCGGGAGAGGCCGTCCGCCGCGGAGGCGATGGCCTTCAGCACCCAGGGGCTGACGCGAGCCGTGCGGGGCTGGAGCCCCAGTGCCTGGGCGCACAGGTCCTGGACGCCCT
Encoded here:
- a CDS encoding lactate racemase domain-containing protein; this translates as MRPFKTLQKLYDEESQVVITEKGSPPRALFYGEGFLQEDLPVGTRVIFPRPPMAGVPNVKAAIRWAINHPEGMDPLHALLKPGMRLTCVIDDISVPLPPMVTPDVRQSILEVVLELAADSGVDDVHLVIANALHRRMTEGEMKRMVGQKIYDAYYPDRYYNHDAEDPDGIVALERTGHGEEVSVNRRVAESDLIVYVNVNFVPMNGGHKSMGTGVSNYKSLRHHHNPKTIRESESYMEPKSSALYRSNERIGRNIDKHLKVFHIETTLNNRMFSAPTDFLAKKEEDYTEADRLKFQAMRYTLSKLPRAAARKVLNAIPAPYDVTGVYAGATEPTHAKTLETSWKQYVVPVEGQSDIVIFPIPFISPYSVNSILNPLLVQVMGLGYFFNLNRGVPLVKKGGVLILLHPAYDEFDPEHHPSYIEFFHRLLPETRDSMKLEHKYEKEFAENPSYVHLYRKNNAYHGVHPFYMWYWGENGRQHVGKVIVAGAENNHVPALMGWDRTDTLTEAIEEARGFMGRSATISLLRVAPTVMVDVK
- a CDS encoding HAD family hydrolase — encoded protein: MPSKAAFFDVDGTLVKTNVVHVYAYYAMNRGSVLGMAGRTLSTALSIPLFGAMDTLDRKTFNEFFYRYYAGLSEDRLITIAEDMFEDVLKPALFAQSQDLIDQARRSGCKVVLVTGALDFTMRPLARHLGADDMIANKMQFVGGKATGKVIPPIIEGANKANAIRAYCTKEGLTLDKCHGYSDSASDYAMLAVVGRPTAVNPDLRLRSIARAYNWPILDLK